In Pseudoalteromonas translucida KMM 520, the following are encoded in one genomic region:
- a CDS encoding alpha/beta hydrolase family protein encodes MLKLSLALAMGLSSSLVSAATALTVEDIPKIQSVIQTSISPDGDNVAFTRSVPRELYVDENGTNYRELYVVNDKGVERPFITGSVSISSIQWSNNSKTIYFLAKLKDDKFTALYQIPVDGGQAHKVLSLKDTSISSYALSPDNKHLAILAMPAADKSDKELKKLGFMAEVYEQGLKNKQLFIADLKQTNKPLSPTALNVANYVSDVNWAADGKKLLVKTQPTALIDDKYTRSQWHMFDIASNQVTMSFATEGKLGTAELSHDGRYIAILGAQDKHDPATGRLFLADTKSGKVDEWLPNFSGHVADIEWQNKRNTLNFIANVGTQSFVGSIKTGSNKYKKIVKEGQFIASSLSISASDKTLALRANTAKHPNEVFIVRSKKAERLTDSNTWLNDKRFAKQQTINLKARDGVEIDGVLVYPLDYKKGTRYPLIMSVHGGPESHDKDGWLTNYSRPGQMGAARGYAVFYPNYRGSTGKGVDYSKLGQNDYAGKEFDDLVDFKNHLVDIGLVDTKRVGITGGSYGGYASAWGATKLTEHFAASVMFVGVSNQLSKFGTTDISNEMNLVHARSYPWDKWQWYLERSPIYWAGQSKTPLLIMHGKDDPRVHPAQSMELYRYMKVQGKDVRLVYYPGEGHGNRKVAAQYDYSLRLMRWMDNYLIDGNKDMPAFEIDHAAKLKAIKDANK; translated from the coding sequence ATGTTAAAACTTAGCTTAGCGCTTGCAATGGGATTATCTAGCTCATTGGTAAGTGCTGCAACAGCATTAACGGTTGAAGATATCCCAAAAATTCAATCAGTTATTCAAACCAGTATTAGTCCAGATGGCGACAACGTCGCTTTTACTCGCTCGGTGCCGCGTGAGCTGTATGTTGATGAAAATGGCACTAACTACCGCGAATTATATGTGGTTAACGACAAAGGTGTAGAGCGCCCTTTTATTACTGGGTCGGTTAGTATTAGCAGCATTCAATGGTCTAACAACAGTAAAACCATCTACTTTTTAGCAAAATTAAAAGACGACAAATTTACCGCGCTTTATCAAATTCCGGTTGATGGCGGTCAAGCACATAAAGTACTGTCGTTAAAAGATACCTCAATTTCAAGCTACGCACTAAGCCCAGATAATAAACACCTCGCTATTTTAGCAATGCCAGCAGCTGATAAATCTGATAAAGAGCTTAAAAAATTAGGCTTTATGGCAGAGGTATACGAGCAGGGTTTAAAAAACAAACAGCTGTTTATTGCTGATTTAAAACAAACCAATAAGCCACTTTCACCTACCGCGCTCAATGTAGCTAACTATGTTAGTGATGTTAATTGGGCTGCTGATGGCAAAAAGCTACTGGTTAAAACTCAGCCTACTGCGTTAATTGATGATAAGTACACAAGATCACAATGGCATATGTTTGATATAGCAAGTAATCAAGTCACTATGTCGTTTGCCACAGAGGGTAAACTTGGTACAGCAGAGCTTTCTCATGATGGTCGTTATATCGCAATTTTAGGCGCACAAGATAAACACGATCCTGCTACTGGTCGCTTATTTTTAGCCGATACAAAAAGCGGTAAAGTAGATGAGTGGTTACCCAACTTTAGCGGCCACGTAGCCGATATTGAATGGCAAAATAAACGCAATACCTTAAACTTTATTGCCAATGTAGGCACCCAAAGCTTTGTCGGCAGCATTAAAACCGGCAGCAATAAATATAAAAAAATAGTTAAAGAAGGTCAATTTATTGCCTCAAGCCTAAGTATTTCTGCTTCAGATAAAACTTTAGCGCTGCGCGCCAATACCGCAAAGCACCCTAACGAAGTGTTTATTGTTCGTAGTAAAAAAGCAGAGCGTTTAACCGATTCAAACACTTGGCTAAACGACAAGCGCTTTGCCAAGCAACAAACAATTAATTTAAAAGCCCGTGACGGCGTAGAAATTGATGGTGTACTTGTATATCCGCTTGATTATAAAAAAGGGACACGTTACCCATTAATCATGTCGGTACATGGCGGCCCTGAAAGCCATGACAAAGACGGTTGGTTAACTAACTACTCACGCCCTGGTCAAATGGGGGCGGCTCGTGGTTACGCTGTATTTTATCCAAATTATCGTGGCTCAACGGGTAAAGGGGTTGATTACTCTAAACTTGGCCAAAATGATTACGCAGGCAAAGAGTTTGATGACTTAGTTGATTTTAAAAATCACCTTGTTGATATAGGTTTAGTAGACACTAAACGTGTTGGTATTACTGGTGGCTCATACGGCGGTTATGCTTCTGCGTGGGGCGCAACAAAATTAACTGAGCACTTTGCTGCCAGCGTAATGTTTGTCGGCGTATCTAATCAATTATCTAAGTTTGGCACTACCGATATATCTAACGAAATGAACCTAGTACATGCTCGTTCATACCCTTGGGATAAATGGCAATGGTACTTAGAGCGCAGCCCTATTTATTGGGCTGGGCAATCTAAAACACCGTTATTAATTATGCACGGTAAAGACGATCCTCGTGTACATCCAGCGCAATCAATGGAGCTATACCGCTACATGAAAGTGCAAGGTAAAGACGTGCGTTTAGTTTACTACCCTGGCGAGGGCCACGGTAACCGTAAAGTAGCAGCCCAGTACGACTACAGCTTACGTTTAATGCGTTGGATGGATAACTACCTGATCGATGGTAATAAAGACATGCCCGCGTTTGAAATTGACCACGCAGCTAAACTTAAAGCAATAAAAGACGCAAATAAATAG
- a CDS encoding threonine/serine ThrE exporter family protein, which translates to MKNATFTEKRKFIVKLGKMLHKYGTPAYRLEAHLMEVATYLDLKSSFVMSPTSVTFVIWTDGHEDEYTHVARVDPGDHDLGSLADTDDLVNQMLDGKLTLHEVDEQLDIIFVAPNSYNKLTTGIAFATSGGAFAMLMGTSWFDVAWSALLSSIVYLFVLWSGRSKRVAHMLEPLVAIVSSIVACAISVYFAPEINIRLVVLSSIIVFIPGLALALGLAELAARHLVSGTARVMDSFMLLFKLYFGGFIGIGIGFALFGQADFVQPAPLPAWTPWLAIFLLCSSLIVIFRTKLKHAVWSIASGFIAYGTSIGSAMYLDYTLGTFVGALAVGIFSNLFNRVANAPASIVAMQGLIVLVPGSKTYIGLNSLIEGQDFVYAEHIGQQTFLIFMSLVAGLIFANVALPPKKSL; encoded by the coding sequence TTGAAAAACGCAACCTTTACAGAAAAACGCAAATTTATCGTTAAATTAGGTAAAATGCTGCACAAATATGGTACGCCCGCATACCGCTTAGAAGCGCATTTAATGGAAGTTGCGACCTACTTAGACCTTAAATCGTCGTTTGTTATGTCGCCTACTTCTGTTACTTTTGTTATTTGGACCGACGGCCACGAAGACGAGTATACCCATGTTGCACGGGTAGACCCTGGCGATCATGACCTAGGCTCACTTGCCGACACCGACGACTTAGTTAATCAAATGCTTGATGGCAAGTTAACCTTGCACGAAGTAGATGAACAGTTAGACATTATTTTTGTTGCTCCAAACTCTTACAATAAACTCACTACGGGCATTGCGTTTGCCACATCTGGTGGTGCGTTTGCTATGCTAATGGGCACCAGTTGGTTTGATGTAGCTTGGTCTGCGTTGCTCTCATCTATTGTATACTTATTTGTACTTTGGTCGGGGCGCTCAAAACGTGTCGCCCACATGCTTGAGCCTTTGGTCGCAATTGTATCGTCAATCGTTGCTTGTGCTATTAGCGTTTATTTTGCCCCAGAGATCAATATACGTTTAGTGGTACTGTCGTCCATCATTGTATTTATTCCGGGTTTGGCATTAGCGCTAGGATTAGCTGAACTTGCAGCAAGGCACTTAGTGTCGGGTACAGCACGGGTGATGGACTCATTCATGTTGCTGTTTAAACTCTACTTTGGTGGTTTTATTGGCATAGGTATTGGTTTTGCATTATTTGGACAAGCCGACTTTGTGCAGCCTGCGCCACTACCAGCGTGGACGCCTTGGCTGGCTATATTTTTGCTGTGTAGCAGCCTAATAGTCATATTTAGAACCAAGCTTAAACATGCCGTGTGGTCTATTGCATCTGGTTTTATTGCTTATGGCACCAGTATTGGCTCAGCTATGTATCTCGATTACACCTTAGGAACCTTTGTTGGCGCATTAGCTGTAGGTATATTTAGTAACTTATTTAATCGCGTGGCCAACGCCCCTGCTTCAATTGTTGCTATGCAAGGCTTAATTGTATTAGTGCCAGGTAGCAAAACCTATATTGGCTTAAACTCGCTTATTGAAGGCCAAGACTTTGTTTATGCAGAACATATAGGCCAGCAAACGTTTTTAATATTTATGTCGCTGGTAGCTGGGTTAATTTTTGCCAACGTAGCACTACCGCCTAAAAAGAGTTTGTAA
- a CDS encoding glycosyltransferase — protein MKKVLVIGYVWPEPNSSAAGTHMMSLLNAFRAQHWQVEFATPALRTEHMVNLDDFGISSQSIALNCESFDDYVKAYAPDIVMFDRFMMEEQFGWRVDKHCPNALKILDTEDLQCLRNARHEAHKGEREFTTNDLHSDIAKREIAAILRCDLSLIISSYEMSLLNDVFKIEPSLLHHLPFMVDLNTLPTSTKTFEQRQHFMTIGNFRHAPNWDAVLYLQQIWPLIRKQLPKAELHIYGSYPPPKATALNNPKTGFLIKGWADNAFEVMQSARVCLAPLRFGAGIKGKLLEAMIMQTPSVTTNIGSEGMHNELSWPGKIANTADDFASAAVEMYNNQSEFEQAQQDGNTLLNTLYDKAQLSAALIQKVDSISSDLNAHREKNFTGQMLKHHTMRSTQYMSQWIAEKNKKLD, from the coding sequence ATGAAAAAAGTGCTGGTAATTGGCTACGTATGGCCAGAGCCCAACTCATCTGCTGCAGGCACGCACATGATGTCGTTATTAAATGCCTTTAGAGCCCAACACTGGCAAGTAGAGTTTGCAACGCCCGCACTGCGCACCGAGCACATGGTCAACCTTGACGACTTTGGTATTAGTAGCCAGAGCATTGCGCTTAACTGCGAAAGTTTTGACGATTACGTTAAAGCATATGCTCCCGATATTGTTATGTTTGATCGTTTTATGATGGAAGAGCAGTTTGGTTGGCGCGTTGATAAGCATTGCCCGAATGCGCTGAAAATTTTAGATACCGAAGATCTACAATGTTTGCGTAATGCGCGCCACGAAGCCCACAAAGGCGAGCGAGAATTTACCACTAACGACTTGCATTCAGACATAGCAAAACGCGAAATTGCAGCCATCTTACGTTGCGATTTAAGCCTTATTATTTCTAGCTATGAAATGAGTTTACTTAATGATGTATTTAAAATAGAGCCTAGCTTATTACACCATTTACCTTTTATGGTCGATTTAAACACATTGCCCACCAGCACTAAAACCTTTGAGCAGCGCCAACACTTTATGACCATAGGTAACTTTAGGCACGCGCCAAACTGGGATGCTGTGCTTTATTTACAACAAATTTGGCCACTTATTCGCAAGCAACTGCCTAAAGCTGAGCTGCATATATATGGATCGTACCCGCCGCCAAAAGCAACTGCACTTAACAACCCTAAAACGGGGTTTTTAATTAAAGGCTGGGCCGATAATGCGTTTGAGGTAATGCAAAGCGCACGAGTATGTTTAGCACCACTGCGTTTTGGCGCAGGTATAAAGGGCAAATTGCTAGAGGCAATGATAATGCAAACCCCAAGTGTTACCACTAATATTGGCAGTGAAGGCATGCATAATGAGTTATCTTGGCCTGGTAAAATAGCAAACACCGCCGATGATTTTGCAAGTGCAGCCGTTGAAATGTACAACAATCAAAGTGAATTTGAACAAGCACAACAAGATGGCAATACACTACTTAATACACTGTATGACAAAGCCCAATTAAGCGCTGCACTAATTCAAAAAGTCGATTCAATAAGTAGCGATTTAAACGCCCATCGCGAAAAAAACTTCACAGGCCAAATGCTCAAACATCATACAATGCGCAGCACACAATACATGTCGCAATGGATAGCTGAAAAAAATAAAAAATTAGATTAA
- a CDS encoding alpha/beta hydrolase family protein: protein MNAFRLLVAFIGCIALLPMSYAEQGYQTPSAELAALVDAKLSPTSSLSDDGQWLALFERKRVVSLDELAKEELKLAGIKLNPANFSRSRVSAKYSAVQIKHVQSGTVININNLPQGIIRAPKWSSNSEYLAFVVEQKNDARLWLYNVKTKQANELNSIALNSVLTASPYEWLPDSSALVANLAVNLGKTRLQNDSQSTVPVIQQSSGEKAPARTYQNLLTGPFDEAQFKFYGQGQLAYITLDGHAQPIGRPALFKSFSVSPDSTNILVASINEPFSYQVPYNRFATTWQILGMRGFSLVELAKQPLADNIPQGYDSVRTGRRDFEWRADQGAEVIWAEAQDGGDMKTDVEYHDFIYSLRAPFKREPKLFAKVERRYSGIEWGNDNIAMLSDWRFSDRQVRTYIIAPRDADKNRILFSERSYNDAYKDPGRAIYERNDLGSKVIKVVGGRYLFLRGNGASEQGNVPFLDQYDVKTNSSKRLWQSAAPYYERVRALLDDEGKRFITIRESKTEQPNFFIRDLNKQNLTQITNFEHPYPAFKGVTKEQLRYTRDDGVELSGTLYLPPGYDKTQGPLPVLMWAYPLEYKDKAVASQVRESPYEFTSIGYWGPMPYLAKGIAVFDDPKMPIVGIEGSEPNDNFRKQLVASAQAAVDVLVKKGIADKNNIAIAGHSYGAFMVANLLAHSDLFKAGIARSGAYNRTLTPFGFQGEERDFWQAQNVYANMSPFFHAEKINEPMLMIHGQEDPNSGTFPMQSERMYAALKGLGKEVRLVMLPHEAHGYRARKSLLHVLWEQEQWLNKYLLMDEEAEPVKVTTELVAEPTPSQ, encoded by the coding sequence ATGAACGCTTTTAGGCTGTTAGTTGCCTTTATTGGCTGTATTGCATTACTGCCAATGAGCTATGCGGAGCAAGGATATCAAACGCCATCGGCTGAACTTGCTGCATTAGTTGATGCTAAATTATCGCCCACCAGTAGTTTGTCAGACGATGGCCAATGGCTTGCATTGTTTGAGCGAAAACGTGTAGTGTCGTTAGATGAGTTGGCAAAAGAGGAGCTTAAACTGGCGGGTATTAAACTAAACCCGGCAAACTTTTCACGCTCACGCGTAAGTGCAAAATACAGTGCGGTGCAAATTAAGCACGTACAAAGTGGTACGGTTATTAATATTAATAACTTGCCACAAGGTATTATTCGCGCGCCAAAATGGTCATCAAATAGTGAGTACTTAGCCTTTGTGGTTGAGCAAAAAAATGATGCGCGTTTATGGTTATACAATGTAAAAACAAAACAAGCGAATGAGCTAAATTCAATAGCGCTTAACTCTGTCCTTACTGCATCTCCCTATGAATGGCTACCCGATAGCAGTGCCTTGGTTGCAAATTTAGCCGTTAATTTAGGAAAAACCAGATTACAAAATGATAGCCAAAGTACGGTGCCTGTTATTCAGCAAAGTAGCGGTGAAAAAGCGCCTGCACGCACTTATCAAAACTTATTAACTGGCCCGTTTGATGAGGCGCAGTTTAAATTTTATGGCCAAGGGCAACTTGCCTATATAACGCTTGATGGTCATGCGCAACCGATTGGCCGCCCTGCGTTGTTTAAGTCATTTTCAGTATCACCCGACTCAACCAATATATTGGTGGCGAGTATAAACGAGCCATTTTCGTATCAAGTACCATACAACCGCTTTGCTACAACATGGCAAATATTGGGAATGCGTGGTTTTTCATTAGTTGAGCTGGCAAAACAACCATTAGCCGATAACATTCCACAAGGCTACGACAGTGTACGAACTGGCAGACGTGACTTTGAGTGGCGAGCCGATCAAGGTGCAGAGGTTATTTGGGCCGAAGCGCAAGATGGCGGTGATATGAAAACCGATGTTGAATATCACGACTTTATTTACAGCTTACGTGCACCATTTAAACGCGAGCCTAAACTGTTTGCTAAAGTAGAGCGTCGTTATTCGGGTATAGAATGGGGTAACGATAATATTGCCATGCTCAGTGATTGGCGCTTTAGTGACCGCCAAGTGCGCACCTATATTATTGCCCCTCGTGATGCTGATAAAAACCGCATATTATTTTCAGAGCGTAGTTACAACGATGCCTACAAAGACCCAGGCAGAGCAATATATGAGCGCAATGATTTAGGCAGCAAGGTAATAAAAGTGGTTGGCGGGCGCTATCTATTTTTACGTGGTAATGGTGCATCAGAGCAAGGTAATGTGCCATTTTTAGATCAATACGATGTAAAAACTAATAGCAGCAAACGTTTATGGCAATCAGCGGCACCTTATTATGAGCGTGTTCGTGCGTTACTTGATGACGAAGGCAAGCGTTTTATTACTATTAGAGAGTCTAAAACAGAGCAACCTAACTTTTTTATTCGTGATTTAAATAAACAAAATTTAACTCAAATTACTAATTTTGAGCACCCTTACCCGGCATTTAAAGGCGTAACAAAAGAGCAATTACGCTATACCCGAGATGACGGTGTTGAGCTTTCAGGCACACTTTATTTACCACCAGGTTATGATAAAACTCAAGGCCCATTACCTGTATTAATGTGGGCATACCCGCTTGAATATAAAGATAAAGCAGTCGCTTCTCAAGTGCGTGAGTCGCCTTATGAGTTTACCTCTATTGGTTACTGGGGCCCGATGCCTTACTTAGCTAAAGGTATTGCGGTATTTGACGATCCTAAAATGCCAATTGTAGGTATTGAGGGCAGTGAGCCAAACGATAACTTTAGAAAGCAACTAGTAGCCAGCGCACAAGCTGCTGTAGATGTATTGGTTAAAAAAGGCATTGCTGATAAAAACAATATTGCCATAGCGGGTCATTCATATGGTGCATTTATGGTGGCTAACTTATTAGCACATAGTGATTTGTTTAAAGCCGGTATTGCCCGCAGTGGCGCGTATAATCGCACCTTAACGCCGTTTGGCTTTCAAGGCGAAGAGCGCGATTTTTGGCAAGCTCAAAATGTGTACGCAAACATGTCGCCATTTTTTCATGCCGAAAAAATTAACGAGCCAATGCTAATGATTCACGGGCAAGAAGATCCGAATTCTGGCACCTTCCCAATGCAAAGTGAACGTATGTACGCCGCGTTAAAAGGCTTAGGCAAAGAAGTGCGTTTAGTCATGCTGCCACATGAAGCACATGGCTATCGAGCCCGTAAAAGCTTACTGCATGTGCTGTGGGAGCAAGAGCAGTGGCTAAACAAATACCTGTTAATGGATGAAGAGGCTGAGCCGGTAAAGGTAACAACTGAGCTAGTGGCAGAGCCAACACCGAGCCAATAG
- a CDS encoding LysE family translocator: protein MIDITVLAVFIPTFFFVSITPGMCMTLAMTLGMSIGVRRTLWMMVGELLGVATVAVAAVLGVASIMLNYPEAFAILKWVGGAYLIYIGINMWRSKGKMSVNTSNATAVSRQSLFTQGFVTAIANPKGWAFMISLLPPFISIEHDVAPQLLILLSVIMLTEFLSMLAYATGGKSLRLFLTRGNNIQWMNRIAGSLMVAVGVWLALG from the coding sequence ATGATTGATATAACAGTACTCGCGGTATTTATTCCCACCTTCTTTTTCGTTTCGATCACCCCGGGTATGTGTATGACGTTAGCCATGACGCTAGGCATGAGTATTGGCGTGCGGCGCACTTTGTGGATGATGGTGGGCGAACTGCTCGGCGTTGCCACTGTTGCCGTTGCTGCAGTGCTAGGTGTGGCGAGTATTATGCTTAACTATCCAGAGGCGTTTGCTATTTTAAAGTGGGTAGGCGGTGCATACTTAATTTACATTGGTATAAACATGTGGCGATCTAAAGGAAAAATGTCGGTAAATACCAGCAATGCCACGGCTGTAAGTCGCCAGTCACTGTTTACGCAAGGTTTTGTAACTGCAATAGCCAACCCAAAAGGCTGGGCGTTTATGATCTCATTACTACCACCATTTATAAGCATTGAACATGACGTAGCCCCCCAACTATTAATATTGTTAAGTGTAATAATGCTTACCGAATTTTTAAGTATGTTGGCTTATGCAACGGGTGGAAAAAGTCTTCGATTATTTTTAACGCGCGGTAATAACATCCAGTGGATGAATCGTATTGCGGGCAGTTTAATGGTCGCCGTTGGTGTATGGCTGGCTTTAGGATAG
- a CDS encoding LPP20 family lipoprotein translates to MKTSIFAFLLAFACTSSAQSWPVWVVQSQQSDEYITAVGIGESRLAAKQAALAEIATQLSVDVSTQQTQSLSKQNNKLTSYFEQATTLNSLPFTLTGVEELNAVAQNNLFALKMGVKKSVIVKTLKSDLSVLSRITPPEKNAEQRFIWALQNSGLLNQAIKKLAVLEHLSGPELFIKSTLNNLLTEQSIALNAVACDVIGAISAHEIKSALNDALPHSGDTQLWLRPQLRWQYAQTTTKHSAKAILSLALTRSTSPFKVLLQHDLNAQESAATRENAKQKVIQNLVQQLKAPASQWLFDI, encoded by the coding sequence ATGAAAACAAGCATTTTTGCCTTTTTATTGGCATTTGCTTGTACAAGCTCAGCGCAAAGCTGGCCTGTTTGGGTAGTTCAATCGCAACAAAGTGATGAATACATTACTGCGGTGGGTATTGGTGAGAGCCGCTTAGCTGCAAAGCAAGCGGCTTTAGCCGAGATTGCAACCCAACTCAGTGTTGATGTGAGCACCCAGCAAACACAGTCGTTGAGCAAGCAAAACAATAAATTAACCAGCTATTTTGAGCAAGCAACAACACTCAATAGTTTACCGTTTACATTAACGGGGGTTGAAGAGTTAAATGCAGTTGCACAAAACAACTTATTTGCTTTAAAAATGGGTGTTAAAAAGTCGGTTATAGTAAAAACGTTAAAATCTGATTTATCGGTACTATCACGAATTACCCCTCCAGAAAAAAATGCTGAGCAACGTTTTATCTGGGCACTGCAAAATAGTGGTTTACTAAACCAAGCGATAAAAAAGTTAGCAGTATTGGAGCATTTGTCAGGCCCTGAGTTGTTTATTAAATCAACACTAAATAATTTATTAACTGAACAGTCAATTGCACTTAATGCAGTTGCGTGCGATGTGATTGGTGCAATCAGCGCACACGAAATTAAATCAGCTTTAAACGACGCATTACCTCACAGCGGCGACACACAACTATGGCTTCGTCCGCAATTGCGTTGGCAATACGCGCAAACTACAACTAAACACTCTGCAAAAGCCATTTTATCACTAGCACTAACACGCAGTACTAGTCCTTTTAAAGTGTTATTGCAACACGATTTAAATGCCCAAGAAAGTGCCGCTACGCGGGAAAACGCCAAACAAAAAGTGATTCAAAACTTAGTTCAACAACTTAAAGCGCCTGCTAGCCAATGGCTGTTTGATATTTAG
- a CDS encoding murein transglycosylase domain-containing protein codes for MYLKSKYLLRLSTIACLTLSLNSLAQTSDEAEFEAFLKQRQSEFSQYKQQQKQEFEAFVSAWRDAESAYLKQITAKWQDPNLPSSKVWVKYSDDLNKRTSVNFESGEVVVELLSSKSDEQAVEYAKEQLNELSQVTVDKTLAKDPIYITANNTLNSKSIISTGKPLNKKVKQSKPLTATQSKKVAEQTVLSTEIVQEVLAAKAPVITKQKDRVTISYKLPANTLSNQAKRYLPEVKVQAARYNLEPALLLAIIHTESSFNPLARSPIPAFGLMQIVPTSAGKDVSNFLQGKPLLLSPEYLFQADNNVEAGSTYLHILSNRYFKNVRNEQSRLYMSIAAYNTGPGNVAKTLSGSNSLNQASIAANAMSADKIYTYMVNNLPAQETRNYLQKVVKRTAYYQAQLKGI; via the coding sequence GTGTACTTGAAAAGTAAATACTTACTAAGGTTAAGTACTATTGCGTGCCTTACTTTAAGTTTAAATAGCCTAGCCCAAACAAGTGATGAAGCCGAATTTGAAGCTTTTTTAAAGCAGCGTCAAAGCGAGTTTAGTCAGTACAAACAACAACAAAAGCAAGAGTTTGAAGCGTTTGTGAGTGCCTGGCGTGATGCAGAAAGCGCTTATTTAAAACAAATAACTGCAAAATGGCAAGACCCAAATCTACCCAGCTCAAAAGTGTGGGTCAAATATAGTGACGATTTAAATAAACGCACCAGTGTAAATTTTGAAAGCGGTGAAGTGGTTGTTGAGTTATTAAGTAGCAAAAGCGATGAGCAAGCCGTTGAATATGCAAAAGAGCAGTTAAACGAGCTCTCACAGGTAACCGTAGATAAAACGCTTGCCAAAGATCCAATTTACATTACAGCTAATAACACACTTAATAGTAAAAGCATTATTTCAACAGGTAAGCCTTTAAATAAAAAGGTTAAACAAAGTAAGCCACTAACAGCTACTCAATCTAAAAAAGTAGCTGAGCAAACAGTGCTCTCTACAGAAATTGTACAAGAGGTACTAGCTGCAAAGGCTCCTGTAATAACTAAGCAAAAAGACAGGGTGACAATTAGCTACAAATTGCCTGCTAATACGCTTTCAAACCAAGCAAAGCGTTATTTGCCAGAGGTAAAAGTACAAGCTGCGCGTTACAACTTAGAGCCAGCCTTATTGTTAGCAATAATACATACTGAGTCGAGCTTTAATCCACTGGCACGCTCACCTATCCCTGCATTTGGTTTAATGCAAATAGTGCCTACTTCTGCCGGTAAAGATGTAAGTAACTTCTTGCAAGGTAAGCCGTTATTGCTTAGCCCAGAGTATTTATTTCAGGCTGATAATAACGTAGAAGCGGGGAGTACTTATCTGCATATTTTAAGTAATCGCTATTTTAAAAATGTACGTAACGAGCAATCAAGACTGTATATGAGCATAGCCGCATATAATACTGGCCCAGGCAATGTAGCTAAAACTCTCAGTGGCTCAAACTCACTAAATCAGGCAAGTATTGCTGCTAATGCAATGTCGGCAGATAAGATTTATACCTATATGGTTAATAACTTACCTGCACAAGAAACCCGTAATTATTTACAAAAGGTGGTTAAACGCACCGCATATTATCAAGCACAATTGAAAGGAATTTAA
- a CDS encoding DUF4282 domain-containing protein, which translates to MKDVFFFESMLTPKIITFVYWLMLLGAVISGVSTMFMQYGGGFWAGLGIIVGGVIGARIWCELLIVLFKIHENLQKIANKSE; encoded by the coding sequence ATGAAAGATGTTTTTTTCTTTGAATCTATGCTGACACCTAAAATCATTACTTTTGTATATTGGTTAATGTTACTGGGTGCTGTAATTTCTGGTGTAAGTACTATGTTTATGCAGTACGGTGGTGGTTTTTGGGCCGGGCTTGGTATTATTGTTGGTGGCGTAATTGGTGCTAGAATTTGGTGTGAACTACTTATCGTTTTATTCAAAATTCACGAGAATTTACAAAAAATAGCTAATAAATCAGAATAA